Proteins found in one Desulfovibrio gilichinskyi genomic segment:
- the iorA gene encoding indolepyruvate ferredoxin oxidoreductase subunit alpha: MAHPLLSDNPGQKKLLLGNEAIVRGAIEAGIQMVTCYPGTPSSEVPDTFFRLSSEGDFSFEYSVNEKVALEVGGGATLAGAMVLTTMKHVGVNVAADPLMTLAYIGTPGGLVLLSADDPGCHSSQNEQDNRYYARLAGIPCFEPSTAQEAKDMTRDALRLSREMSSPVLLRTTTRVNHLRGPVEFGSITKLAAPEGFKRDPSKFVPIPAFARPMHVALLKKLEDLRELAENSKYNKISGNGKIGIVASGISRAYIHDALTDSGLTDKFKLLELGFTFPLPEKLVTDFMSSVDKVIILEELEPLLEKEFRVLAQKNSISIEIIGKENKNLPLNGEYSTGNVSAVIHEVLGIVPEKINFCEAEQGLAVRPPNLCAGCPHRATYYAAKKVFGPEAICSSDIGCYTLGILPPLNAADFLLCMGSSISAGSGISKASGQTAVGFIGDSTFFHSGITGLVNAVFNQHDILLVILDNSTTAMTGHQPNPGVETTLLGSNPAQISIEAIVKGCGVNEVRTVSPLNQKATFKALEELKALKGVRVLIAKDPCPLFAKRALGKKATQTAYVANQSDEVVSCMEAIACPAFEKSTDGIQINEILCSGCMLCLQMTKDIKARKRSS; encoded by the coding sequence ATGGCTCATCCACTTCTCTCAGATAATCCGGGCCAGAAAAAGCTCCTGCTGGGCAATGAAGCAATTGTCCGCGGAGCTATTGAAGCCGGAATACAGATGGTGACATGCTATCCGGGTACCCCTTCATCAGAAGTGCCGGATACTTTTTTTCGCCTGTCAAGCGAGGGTGATTTTTCATTTGAATACTCAGTAAATGAAAAAGTCGCACTCGAAGTAGGCGGCGGAGCGACTCTTGCCGGAGCAATGGTTCTGACAACAATGAAGCATGTCGGTGTTAACGTTGCGGCTGACCCGCTCATGACGCTGGCATATATAGGAACTCCCGGCGGTCTGGTACTTCTTTCCGCTGACGATCCCGGTTGCCATTCAAGTCAAAATGAACAGGACAACCGCTACTATGCGCGCCTTGCAGGGATACCTTGCTTTGAGCCGTCTACAGCGCAAGAAGCAAAGGATATGACTCGTGACGCACTTAGACTGTCACGTGAAATGTCTTCTCCTGTTCTGCTTAGAACCACAACCAGAGTAAACCACTTGCGCGGTCCGGTCGAATTCGGTTCGATCACCAAGCTGGCGGCTCCTGAAGGTTTTAAACGTGATCCTTCAAAGTTTGTACCGATTCCGGCTTTTGCCCGCCCGATGCATGTCGCGCTGCTTAAGAAACTTGAAGATTTGCGTGAACTGGCTGAAAATTCAAAATACAATAAAATTTCCGGTAACGGGAAAATAGGTATTGTTGCTTCCGGTATCAGCAGAGCATACATTCATGATGCGCTTACAGATTCCGGCCTTACTGATAAATTTAAATTGCTCGAACTGGGATTTACTTTCCCTCTTCCTGAAAAACTTGTTACAGATTTTATGTCATCTGTAGATAAGGTTATTATTCTCGAAGAACTTGAGCCGTTACTTGAAAAAGAATTTAGAGTTTTAGCTCAGAAAAATTCTATTTCTATAGAAATCATAGGTAAAGAAAACAAAAACTTACCACTCAATGGAGAATACTCCACAGGTAATGTTTCTGCTGTAATTCACGAAGTTCTCGGAATTGTTCCTGAAAAGATCAATTTTTGTGAAGCCGAACAAGGCCTTGCAGTAAGACCTCCGAATCTTTGTGCCGGATGCCCTCATCGTGCAACGTATTATGCTGCGAAGAAAGTTTTCGGACCTGAAGCAATCTGTTCATCAGATATCGGATGCTATACTCTCGGGATTCTTCCTCCGCTTAATGCGGCGGATTTCCTGCTCTGTATGGGATCATCTATCTCTGCCGGATCCGGAATCTCTAAAGCTTCCGGACAGACAGCGGTCGGTTTTATCGGAGACTCCACGTTTTTCCATTCCGGAATAACCGGACTGGTAAATGCAGTCTTCAATCAGCACGATATCTTACTGGTAATTCTTGATAACAGTACCACGGCTATGACAGGGCATCAGCCTAACCCCGGGGTTGAAACAACACTGCTCGGCTCTAATCCGGCTCAGATCAGTATTGAAGCAATCGTTAAGGGATGCGGCGTAAATGAAGTGCGCACTGTAAGCCCGCTTAATCAGAAAGCGACTTTCAAAGCTCTTGAAGAACTCAAGGCTCTGAAAGGAGTAAGGGTTCTGATAGCAAAAGATCCATGTCCGCTTTTTGCTAAAAGAGCCTTGGGTAAAAAAGCTACTCAGACTGCATATGTTGCGAACCAGAGTGACGAAGTCGTCAGCTGCATGGAAGCAATTGCATGCCCTGCTTTTGAAAAAAGTACTGACGGGATTCAAATTAATGAAATTCTTTGCTCTGGCTGTATGCTTTGCCTGCAAATGACAAAAGACATTAAAGCCAGAAAGAGGAGCAGCTAA
- a CDS encoding indolepyruvate oxidoreductase subunit beta, producing MSTRLRIFMTGVGGQGTLTATNLLAQAILDNGTDVTAGEIHGMAQRGGVVESAILLGMSSPKIAHGEADIILGFEPLETLRALPYLKPGGVILSNTESIPPLSVATGKADEVPLEYIKKKVNSCARKAYFIPCQSLGLEAGAVQSGNIALLGALCATGLIPLSPENLAETIKSVMKPKVADINIKALKLGVDAVS from the coding sequence ATGAGTACAAGGTTGCGCATATTCATGACCGGTGTCGGCGGCCAGGGAACCCTGACAGCCACAAATCTTCTTGCACAGGCAATCCTTGACAACGGAACCGATGTGACTGCAGGTGAAATCCACGGAATGGCACAACGAGGCGGAGTTGTTGAATCAGCAATTCTTCTCGGCATGTCTTCTCCGAAAATAGCACACGGTGAAGCTGATATAATTCTTGGCTTTGAACCGCTTGAAACACTCCGCGCTCTTCCTTACCTGAAGCCGGGTGGTGTCATTCTTTCAAATACTGAAAGCATTCCTCCACTTAGTGTCGCAACAGGTAAAGCAGATGAAGTCCCTTTGGAGTACATCAAGAAAAAAGTAAACTCTTGCGCGCGCAAAGCATACTTTATCCCATGTCAAAGCTTAGGACTTGAAGCCGGAGCTGTTCAAAGTGGTAACATAGCTCTGCTTGGAGCTCTCTGCGCAACAGGATTAATTCCTTTAAGCCCGGAAAATCTGGCAGAAACTATTAAATCTGTCATGAAGCCGAAAGTAGCGGATATAAACATTAAAGCCCTTAAGTTAGGGGTGGATGCTGTATCCTGA
- a CDS encoding sigma-54-dependent Fis family transcriptional regulator: MSINGQPEKVENIYLSTLNEILNSIAPQNDLEPSLNSILKILAKDLHFQRAFLAIMDPKSEKLKLSITHSPAKIDHVTYSPGKGVVGRVYETGKAVVIPRMSDNTDFLNKAFGRSDEELRSLSFICVPIKKANPKEEENILGTISVDSPILPMDNLLEHKHFLEVVAALISNQVSRLQEEMALQAQMLSQGPLVGGLEVPPPANFVATSKSIKQVLRQARQVGPSRATALLRGESGTGKELLAEAIHGCSPRRDKPLVKLNCAALPAELVESELFGHQKGAFTGAYQNKRGLFEVANNGTLFLDEIGELSLDAQAKVLRAIQEKEIQRVGSEQPITVDVRLICATHQPLEKLLKEGRFREDLFYRVNVFPIFIPALRERREDILPLAEQFLELFSKEYDKNIKRISSPAIDLFTQYHWPGNVRELKNCIERAVLICEEEVIRTYHLPPTLQTAESTATDTSLSFGEAVAKFEQELLVDSLKKARGNMLQAARDLRVSYRIVNYKVKKYNIDVKKYTGAKKK, from the coding sequence ATGAGTATTAATGGACAGCCGGAAAAAGTGGAAAATATTTATCTATCAACACTGAATGAGATTCTTAACTCAATCGCTCCGCAAAATGATCTGGAGCCGAGCCTTAACTCAATTCTAAAAATTCTGGCAAAAGACCTCCACTTCCAGCGTGCATTTCTGGCCATCATGGACCCGAAATCTGAAAAGCTTAAACTGTCGATAACTCACAGTCCGGCTAAAATTGATCACGTTACATATTCTCCCGGTAAGGGAGTTGTTGGAAGAGTTTACGAAACAGGAAAGGCTGTCGTAATTCCCAGAATGTCTGATAACACAGACTTTTTGAACAAAGCATTCGGAAGATCAGACGAAGAACTGAGATCTCTTTCTTTTATTTGCGTTCCAATCAAAAAAGCGAATCCTAAAGAAGAAGAAAATATACTGGGTACTATCAGTGTTGACTCACCGATACTGCCTATGGATAATCTTTTAGAGCACAAACATTTTCTCGAAGTTGTCGCTGCTTTGATTTCAAATCAGGTTTCACGACTTCAGGAAGAAATGGCCCTTCAGGCTCAAATGCTGAGTCAAGGTCCGTTAGTGGGCGGACTGGAAGTTCCTCCACCTGCTAACTTTGTTGCTACTTCAAAAAGTATCAAACAAGTTTTACGCCAGGCCCGCCAAGTCGGACCAAGCAGAGCGACAGCCCTTTTGCGTGGTGAATCCGGTACCGGTAAAGAACTTCTTGCTGAAGCTATCCACGGCTGCAGCCCGCGCAGAGACAAGCCGCTTGTAAAACTTAACTGCGCAGCTCTCCCTGCAGAACTTGTTGAAAGTGAACTTTTCGGACATCAGAAAGGTGCTTTTACCGGTGCTTACCAAAACAAGCGCGGTTTATTTGAAGTTGCCAACAACGGCACTTTATTCCTTGATGAAATCGGAGAACTTTCCCTAGATGCTCAGGCTAAAGTGCTTAGAGCTATTCAGGAAAAAGAAATTCAGCGTGTCGGTTCTGAACAGCCTATAACTGTTGACGTTCGCCTTATATGCGCGACTCACCAGCCGCTTGAAAAACTTCTGAAAGAAGGTAGATTCAGAGAAGATTTATTCTACAGAGTAAATGTTTTCCCCATATTCATACCGGCTCTACGTGAAAGACGTGAGGATATTTTACCTCTCGCAGAACAGTTTTTAGAACTGTTTTCCAAAGAATATGATAAAAATATCAAAAGAATTTCCAGCCCTGCTATAGATCTTTTTACTCAGTATCACTGGCCTGGAAACGTTCGCGAACTGAAGAACTGCATTGAAAGGGCGGTGCTTATTTGTGAAGAAGAAGTCATACGTACTTATCATCTTCCGCCGACTTTGCAGACAGCTGAAAGCACTGCAACAGACACTTCATTGTCATTCGGTGAAGCAGTCGCTAAATTTGAGCAGGAATTGCTTGTTGATTCACTGAAAAAAGCACGCGGAAATATGCTTCAAGCAGCGCGTGATCTTAGAGTCAGTTATCGAATCGTTAATTACAAAGTAAAAAAATACAATATTGACGTTAAAAAATACACTGGCGCAAAAAAGAAATAG
- a CDS encoding 2-oxoacid:acceptor oxidoreductase family protein — MKNQHLERFEIRLSGLGGQGILTLGKVMGSGLALGQGYNVTQTQSYGPEARGGASRSDLVISSEKISYPKAESVDLLIALSQEACNMYFRNLKPGGLLLIESDLVKQPPVNMFLGLPFTNLAKEKIGLVQTMNTIVLGAATFLLPFADHRIIRKNLEEILPAKIIEINVKAFNLGYKEAKKAFGDPETLWKNHSIVVEEEHDSI; from the coding sequence ATGAAAAATCAGCATTTAGAAAGATTTGAAATTCGTCTTTCAGGCTTAGGCGGTCAGGGAATTCTTACTCTTGGTAAAGTCATGGGGTCAGGACTTGCGCTGGGGCAGGGGTATAATGTTACTCAGACTCAGAGTTACGGTCCTGAAGCTCGCGGTGGAGCCAGCCGTTCAGACTTAGTTATAAGTTCTGAAAAGATAAGCTATCCTAAGGCTGAATCAGTTGATCTGCTTATCGCTCTCAGTCAGGAAGCCTGCAACATGTACTTTCGGAATCTAAAACCGGGTGGACTTTTGCTGATTGAAAGTGATCTGGTAAAACAGCCGCCTGTTAATATGTTTTTAGGTCTTCCGTTTACCAATCTTGCTAAAGAGAAAATCGGACTTGTCCAAACCATGAACACAATTGTTCTCGGAGCAGCCACTTTTCTTCTTCCTTTTGCTGATCACAGAATTATTCGCAAAAATCTTGAAGAAATTCTTCCAGCTAAAATTATTGAGATTAATGTGAAAGCTTTTAACCTTGGGTATAAAGAAGCTAAGAAAGCTTTTGGTGATCCTGAAACTCTTTGGAAGAACCACAGTATTGTTGTAGAAGAAGAGCATGATTCAATTTAG
- a CDS encoding 2-oxoacid:ferredoxin oxidoreductase subunit beta, with amino-acid sequence MADIKGTQLIHEYLRHNKKFPHVFCAGCGHGIVLGSLIRSIHGLGLSKDDVCVVAGIGCSGRLAAYVDFNTVHTTHGRALTFATGIKMAKPNMHVIAVMGDGDSMAIGGNHLIHAARRNIGVTALILNNNIYGMTGGQCSPTTPSGSFSMTTPMGQMEQSFDCVELCTAAGANYVARGSVFHVNKLDAMIMEGITNPGFGVVEILSPCFTQYGRKNKFKSPVEMYQALKSKVTPIERFNEIPEAERGERVPSGVFVKKDKPGLEEKYYEMAARCQGGE; translated from the coding sequence ATGGCAGATATAAAAGGAACACAACTTATTCACGAGTATCTGAGGCATAACAAAAAGTTCCCGCATGTTTTTTGCGCCGGTTGCGGGCATGGAATTGTGCTTGGTTCTTTAATCAGAAGTATTCACGGACTGGGACTTTCGAAGGACGATGTCTGCGTTGTAGCCGGTATCGGCTGTTCTGGAAGACTTGCAGCCTATGTTGACTTCAATACCGTTCATACTACCCACGGTAGGGCACTTACTTTTGCTACCGGTATTAAGATGGCTAAACCGAACATGCATGTAATCGCTGTCATGGGTGATGGTGATTCTATGGCTATCGGCGGTAATCATCTTATCCATGCCGCCCGCAGAAATATCGGGGTGACAGCATTAATTCTTAATAATAATATTTATGGAATGACCGGAGGACAGTGTTCTCCGACGACTCCGTCCGGTTCCTTCTCAATGACAACTCCTATGGGCCAAATGGAGCAAAGCTTTGACTGTGTAGAACTTTGTACCGCAGCAGGAGCTAATTATGTTGCCAGAGGCAGCGTCTTCCATGTCAACAAGCTTGATGCAATGATAATGGAAGGAATAACTAATCCCGGATTTGGTGTTGTTGAGATTTTGTCACCGTGCTTTACTCAGTACGGACGCAAGAATAAGTTTAAGTCACCTGTGGAAATGTATCAGGCTCTTAAGTCAAAAGTTACGCCGATTGAGCGGTTCAATGAAATTCCTGAAGCAGAACGTGGCGAAAGAGTTCCGTCGGGAGTTTTTGTAAAAAAAGATAAGCCCGGTCTGGAAGAGAAATATTATGAAATGGCTGCAAGGTGTCAGGGAGGCGAGTAA
- a CDS encoding 2-oxoacid:acceptor oxidoreductase subunit alpha — protein sequence MARPKKKQNKEIFALGNEAVVEGALLAGCSFYAGYPITPSSEIMEIMAQRLPTIPNGAFIQMEDEIGGIGAIIGASLAGRKVLTATSGPGFSLMQENLGYGCITETPLVIVNVMRGGPSTGLPTSPAQGDVQQARWGTHGDHSIIVLSASNVQECLEMTIEAFNLAEKYRTPVILLIDEITAHTREKITIPNEDEYEVFNRTLPTMPPEWYKPYEETVRGVPPMPAIGSGYRFHVTGLTHDVNGFPTSRADEVRELNERLFRKIDQFLDDIQLVEEVDTDDAEVAVIAYGTVARSAELAVKQARALGVKAGLLKLKTLFPYPRKATEKLLYKVKTIIVPEMNMGQISREVKRVNNGHASVRTINKVDGQIITPAEILKVLTRV from the coding sequence ATGGCCAGACCCAAAAAAAAACAAAATAAAGAAATTTTCGCCCTTGGCAATGAGGCCGTTGTTGAAGGAGCTCTGTTGGCAGGCTGTAGTTTTTATGCCGGTTATCCTATTACTCCGTCCTCGGAGATAATGGAGATAATGGCGCAACGATTGCCTACAATTCCGAACGGTGCTTTTATTCAGATGGAAGATGAAATCGGTGGGATCGGAGCTATTATCGGAGCTTCGCTTGCCGGACGTAAAGTTCTAACGGCCACTTCCGGTCCGGGATTTTCGCTTATGCAGGAAAATCTGGGATACGGTTGTATCACCGAGACACCTCTTGTCATTGTTAACGTTATGCGTGGTGGTCCAAGTACAGGTCTTCCTACCTCCCCTGCGCAGGGTGACGTCCAGCAGGCCAGATGGGGAACTCATGGCGATCATTCAATCATCGTCCTTTCAGCTTCAAATGTTCAGGAATGTCTTGAAATGACAATTGAAGCTTTTAACCTCGCCGAAAAGTACCGCACTCCGGTAATCCTTCTCATTGATGAAATTACTGCTCACACCCGTGAGAAAATAACAATCCCTAACGAAGATGAGTATGAAGTTTTCAACCGTACTCTTCCGACCATGCCGCCTGAATGGTATAAACCTTACGAAGAAACAGTCAGGGGCGTTCCGCCTATGCCTGCGATCGGTTCAGGATACAGGTTTCATGTCACAGGACTTACGCATGATGTGAACGGTTTCCCTACTTCCCGCGCTGATGAAGTTCGCGAACTCAATGAACGGTTATTCCGTAAAATTGATCAGTTTCTTGATGATATTCAGCTTGTTGAAGAAGTTGATACCGATGACGCAGAAGTTGCCGTTATTGCATATGGAACAGTTGCACGATCCGCAGAGCTGGCTGTCAAACAGGCTCGTGCACTCGGTGTAAAAGCCGGCCTGCTTAAGCTCAAAACCTTGTTCCCTTATCCGCGTAAGGCTACTGAAAAGCTTCTGTACAAGGTTAAGACTATTATTGTTCCTGAAATGAATATGGGACAGATTTCCAGAGAAGTGAAAAGAGTTAATAATGGTCATGCAAGCGTACGGACCATCAATAAAGTTGACGGGCAGATCATAACTCCCGCCGAAATCCTCAAAGTCTTAACACGGGTATAG
- a CDS encoding 4Fe-4S dicluster domain-containing protein codes for MSAKRKGKSKVTIFPDWCKGCGICAAFCPAKVMELNDQGKAVVVREEECINCGFCELHCPDFAIMVQPKVDDEIPARRDLLNKDEDLVAGENEESIKEKG; via the coding sequence ATGAGTGCCAAACGCAAGGGAAAAAGCAAAGTTACGATTTTTCCGGACTGGTGCAAAGGCTGCGGAATATGCGCTGCCTTTTGTCCGGCGAAGGTCATGGAACTGAATGATCAAGGCAAGGCGGTCGTGGTCAGAGAGGAAGAATGTATTAATTGCGGATTCTGCGAACTTCACTGTCCGGATTTTGCAATTATGGTTCAGCCTAAAGTGGATGATGAGATTCCGGCACGCAGAGATTTACTGAATAAAGATGAAGATTTGGTTGCCGGAGAAAATGAAGAATCCATTAAGGAAAAGGGATAA
- a CDS encoding EAL domain-containing protein, whose translation MFGMNLSSLKSFFRFNSGERSISRDLSACLIFALAVIIGVVTAYEYFGRSRMLRQEIEDKADTYIEQLTKSVTFPIWNFDMVSLKHVCSAYTQNDQFAKLKIFDVDGGVLFSFVRAGESNDDPIVRSQDLYIEKEKIGSLSLELSSKAYLRNLDWILFVSSLTFLISVAVIYIITGVLLDYFIRKPMSQLRKGLDKVAMGDFSYRFQEIHYSELLAIGSRFNRMTEEIANREKRLEEVNNILKGEIHEREKSAESLIKSEKRYRALVETTSEGFLMVDKNQILLDVNPAFCRMIGVSREEILGEKLAAVLGSVASEKLAEKINGGHRFEISVRDKKGSEIDISIHATNLYESASTRLLFAFITDISNHKLLEKALRASEEEYRTIADYTFDWEMWISAEGQVRYVSPSCERISGYPKSYFMEGPSCVEKLLHINDRGFWKNALSGKFLSADGTDLRLFRQDGLMRWVSLTGHQVFAEDGSSLGVRISLRDITKRKFMEKQLQYEALHDPLTGLANRTLCCDRITKCLERSHRRNNYYYAVIFMDLDRFKVINDSLGHNIGDKLLVEVSKRLLLSVRELDTVSRFGGDEFIVVLEELVKPREAISIVRRIREALSTPMLIDGHKISVAASYGIILSPSTYEKPEELIQNANVAMHQAKEAGRDKMKVFNRRMLDKAMHAMKLESDLRAGILNNELYLDYQPIYSLESKEVIGFEALLRWLHPERGLVMPSEFILMAEESGLIFELGNWVISEACREIKGWITKYENAADLAVSINISGRQFSQTSLVDNILSTLKQLDLPPKNLKIEITETAIMERAGQAVEMLSKLQSAGVLVSIDDFGTGYSSMSNLQEFPLDQLKIDITFIRRITKSPENIEIVKAIINLAHNLGLYVVAEGVETEQQETILRNMGCEFGQGYLFSKPMTVAEVEAFLKGNNSLY comes from the coding sequence ATGTTCGGGATGAATCTTTCTTCACTAAAATCATTTTTCCGATTTAATTCAGGCGAACGGTCTATTTCTCGTGATCTGTCCGCGTGTCTTATTTTTGCGCTTGCCGTAATTATCGGGGTTGTCACTGCTTATGAGTATTTCGGACGGTCAAGAATGCTCCGGCAGGAGATTGAAGATAAAGCCGATACTTATATAGAGCAATTAACCAAGTCCGTGACATTCCCTATTTGGAATTTTGATATGGTCTCACTCAAACATGTCTGCAGCGCCTACACTCAAAATGATCAATTCGCTAAGCTTAAAATTTTTGATGTCGATGGCGGCGTACTCTTTAGTTTCGTCAGAGCCGGTGAAAGCAATGATGATCCAATTGTCAGATCTCAAGATCTATATATTGAAAAAGAGAAGATCGGGTCTCTAAGTTTAGAACTTTCAAGCAAAGCATATCTTCGGAATTTAGATTGGATCTTATTTGTTTCAAGCCTTACATTTTTAATTTCGGTTGCAGTTATTTATATTATTACCGGAGTTTTGCTTGATTATTTTATTCGAAAACCAATGAGCCAATTGCGAAAGGGTCTTGATAAAGTGGCAATGGGTGATTTTTCATATCGATTTCAAGAAATACACTACTCTGAACTTCTTGCGATCGGTTCACGTTTTAATCGTATGACAGAAGAGATTGCTAATAGAGAAAAAAGACTGGAAGAAGTAAATAATATTTTAAAAGGCGAAATTCATGAACGTGAAAAATCCGCTGAATCTCTTATAAAAAGCGAGAAACGGTATCGGGCATTAGTTGAAACCACCTCTGAAGGTTTTCTGATGGTCGATAAAAATCAAATCTTACTTGATGTAAACCCGGCATTTTGCCGTATGATCGGTGTTTCTCGTGAAGAGATTTTAGGTGAAAAGCTTGCTGCCGTATTAGGTAGTGTTGCTTCGGAAAAACTGGCTGAAAAAATTAATGGAGGCCACCGCTTTGAAATTAGTGTTCGCGATAAAAAAGGAAGCGAAATAGACATTTCGATTCATGCAACTAATTTATATGAAAGCGCTTCTACTCGCCTGTTATTCGCCTTTATTACAGATATTTCAAATCATAAATTGCTTGAAAAAGCTTTAAGAGCTTCTGAAGAAGAATACCGGACTATTGCGGATTATACTTTTGACTGGGAAATGTGGATATCAGCTGAGGGACAAGTTAGATATGTAAGCCCATCCTGTGAAAGAATTTCCGGGTATCCAAAATCTTATTTCATGGAAGGACCGAGCTGCGTTGAAAAATTGCTTCATATAAATGATCGAGGATTCTGGAAGAATGCTTTGTCTGGAAAATTCCTCTCCGCAGACGGTACCGATCTGCGTTTATTTCGCCAAGACGGTTTGATGCGGTGGGTTTCTCTGACAGGACATCAGGTTTTTGCTGAAGATGGTTCTTCACTTGGCGTAAGAATTTCTCTGCGCGATATAACTAAACGTAAATTTATGGAAAAACAGCTTCAATACGAAGCGCTACATGACCCGCTTACAGGACTTGCCAACAGAACTCTATGTTGTGACAGAATAACAAAGTGTCTCGAGCGGTCTCACAGACGCAATAATTATTATTATGCCGTAATTTTTATGGATCTAGACAGGTTTAAGGTAATTAATGACAGTCTAGGGCATAATATCGGTGACAAGCTTTTAGTTGAAGTTTCCAAAAGGCTGCTTCTCTCTGTCAGAGAGCTTGATACTGTTTCTCGGTTTGGCGGAGATGAATTTATAGTTGTTCTTGAAGAGCTTGTAAAACCGCGTGAGGCTATCAGTATTGTTCGCAGAATACGGGAAGCTCTTAGTACTCCTATGCTGATTGACGGGCATAAGATAAGCGTTGCGGCCAGCTACGGAATCATACTCAGTCCGTCAACGTATGAAAAACCGGAAGAATTAATTCAGAATGCTAATGTGGCCATGCATCAGGCTAAAGAAGCAGGCCGCGATAAAATGAAGGTCTTCAATAGACGAATGCTCGATAAAGCTATGCATGCCATGAAATTGGAGAGTGATCTTCGTGCCGGCATACTGAATAACGAACTGTACTTGGATTATCAGCCTATTTATTCCTTGGAAAGTAAGGAGGTTATAGGTTTTGAAGCTTTGTTGCGCTGGCTGCATCCTGAACGTGGTCTTGTAATGCCAAGTGAATTTATTCTTATGGCAGAGGAATCAGGATTGATTTTTGAACTTGGAAATTGGGTTATTTCCGAGGCTTGCCGCGAAATTAAAGGCTGGATTACGAAGTATGAAAACGCCGCAGATCTGGCTGTTTCTATTAATATTTCAGGTCGTCAATTTTCTCAGACGTCACTTGTTGATAATATCCTTTCAACCCTTAAGCAGTTAGATTTACCTCCGAAAAATTTAAAAATTGAGATTACTGAAACAGCAATTATGGAACGGGCCGGTCAGGCCGTGGAAATGCTCAGCAAGCTTCAGTCTGCGGGGGTGTTGGTTTCAATCGATGATTTTGGAACAGGGTATTCATCCATGAGTAATTTACAGGAATTCCCTTTAGATCAGCTTAAAATAGACATCACCTTTATAAGAAGAATTACAAAATCTCCTGAAAATATTGAAATTGTTAAGGCTATAATTAATTTAGCGCATAATTTAGGACTTTACGTTGTGGCGGAAGGAGTGGAGACTGAGCAACAGGAAACAATACTGCGCAATATGGGCTGTGAATTCGGGCAGGGATATTTATTCTCGAAACCGATGACAGTTGCCGAAGTTGAAGCTTTCTTGAAAGGGAATAATTCGCTATATTAA
- a CDS encoding precorrin-8X methylmutase, whose protein sequence is MVDKVEFLTVARPEDIEKKSFEIIDSEVPEPRKFQGIEWQIVRRMVHTTADFELIDLVRFHPEAVVNGLNSLRAGCTLVTDTEMARCGIPVRRTVPLGCEVRCLMNDPEVIAAAKHNSTTRAHAALELAANKLKPAIHVIGNAPTALIRLIRLIEAGKMEIPALVVGMPVGFVNAAESKDLLMNYGCIPYISIAGRKGGSALAACVINALAEVVLSEKNLSSECS, encoded by the coding sequence GTGGTTGATAAAGTTGAATTTCTTACTGTTGCAAGGCCCGAAGATATTGAAAAAAAATCCTTTGAAATAATTGATTCTGAAGTTCCAGAACCTCGAAAATTTCAAGGTATTGAATGGCAAATAGTAAGAAGAATGGTTCATACCACTGCCGATTTTGAACTTATAGATCTTGTTCGTTTTCATCCGGAAGCTGTTGTTAACGGTTTGAATTCACTGCGTGCCGGGTGTACTCTTGTAACTGATACAGAAATGGCCCGGTGTGGAATACCTGTGCGCAGAACGGTTCCTTTGGGGTGCGAAGTTCGTTGTCTGATGAACGACCCTGAAGTAATTGCGGCTGCGAAACATAATTCTACAACAAGAGCTCACGCCGCTCTGGAACTTGCTGCAAATAAACTTAAACCGGCTATTCATGTAATAGGAAATGCTCCGACGGCCTTGATAAGACTTATCCGGCTCATTGAAGCTGGGAAAATGGAAATTCCCGCTTTAGTTGTGGGTATGCCTGTAGGGTTTGTAAATGCTGCTGAATCAAAAGATCTGCTGATGAATTACGGCTGTATTCCATATATTTCAATTGCAGGAAGAAAAGGTGGGTCTGCGCTGGCCGCGTGTGTCATAAATGCGCTGGCGGAGGTAGTATTATCCGAGAAGAATTTGTCCTCGGAGTGTAGTTGA